The DNA segment TATATCAAGGTACTTGGAGTACAAGGAGTATGCAGCGCCGGTCTGGAGTCCTTATGAGATCACCTATGTAATAAAACTTGAGAGAATGCAAGATAAATTTCTAAGATTCCTCTTCAAAAAATTCGGGCATTCCTGTGAGAGAGGATTTCCTACACGTCGATTAAGATCATTGTTCGAAGTTGATGCTCTTAAGCTTAGGAGAGAGGTACCATCGTTGATTCTTTTCCGTAAGATACTAACGAATGAGGTTGATTCTTCTTACCTCCTTGGAAGAATTGGATTCGCCGTGCCCACTCTCAGGCGTAGATGGCATTCCCTATTCGCAGTACAGAGGTGTAGGACAGTTAGTGCATATTTCCCCCCCTCAACCACATGCCAAGATTGTTGAACGGACTTAGCTGTGGGATGGACGTGTTTTCTGATGGCCCATTAAGTTTCAAGCGCACAATAACGATGCTTCTGAGAGAGAATCAGAATAACTGAATTTTTAATCAGCAGCCATAATTTTCGCAAATATTCctatcattataaaaatatcactcTTTTCACTTCAATTTTCCTTCATTTGCACATTCAAACTCATTTTATTCTTACTCACCCCTTATTTTCAAAGTTCTTTGCTGGCAGTTATCATTATCACCCTCATCctatcattcatcattcatatgAGACTGCATGCTCTCTCATCATCTTTATTGATAACACCTCTCCTTCATCACttcatatattcattttcaCCATCACTTTCACCATCAACTCTATTAAGGAATGTTTTAGAAGTAGTTTActaagtattattatttttagacaTTAGTTTTAGtatcttttttttattaaagcgtatactgtacttattgttgtgttaaggaaacatatttgggtcattacctgttgtttccgatgtgatattgtgaataaataaatacactacGCCGATTTTCAAACCAAGGAAAGTAATCTTATCGGATCTATCTAATCTTATAATTAGTCTAATATATTTTAGTTTTATATAttagtatatataattatatattattgctatataataatatatatatatatattagtttatattttatagtttattatATTAGTCTACTATATCTAATCTAATATCGTATCTAAGTAATCTTATCGGAAGGTATCTTATCGTGCTGCTAAGCAACGAGTTTAAGCCGGCCGGCCAGTGTGCTTTTAACCAACTAGGCTACTAAAGTTTTATTCTTGTTGAAATTCTTCCCAGTTTTGTTCCAAagtgattttttataaatttcggAATTATGGAGTGTGACCGTTGTCAAGGGGAAATAATTAAGGATAGTGTAAAGTGTCATGATTGTCAAACTGATTTCCACCAGAATTGTGTTGGACTATCGAGAGAAAcaagaaataagaaatgaaaatgCTAAAATTGCACCGGTACTACACCCTCTGTGAGTGCCAGATCTAATAAAACGGATGATGGTGAAGTATCTAATGAGACACTATTAAGTGCAATCACCGAATTTAGACAAGAAACTAATACAAAGTGAGAGGAGAATAACAAGAAGTGGGAGGAAATGAAGAAACAGTTCAACGACGTTAAAGATAAGTGTAATAAAACATGTGAAACTGTCAGTGAATTGGAGAAAGAGAACGCGCGTCTtaaaaatgaactgaaaaacgTGAAACAAAATGTACAGGACCTCCAACAGCAGACgcagaaaacaatattttaatatcagGCGTACCGGTAACTTACAAGGAAAATGTGTTGGGAATATTAGAGgattctttattctttactGTAATCCAGGAAAATATTAGGAGCTACAAATTTATTCTAGTATTACAAAGCCTGGGTTATCATTTCACATGCATTATTTTAACGGATGCTTGGCTGAAAGATGAGAGCGATTTGATGGAGATTCCTGGCTACAATTTATTCAGATCATATAACAATATTAATCAAAGCGATGGAGATTTTGTTTACATTGACAATGAGATAACTGCTTCATGTCGCGAGATTCAATTAGGAAATATTGCTAcatctctctccctcacttttTATTGGGCCGGTGTTCCTTTTGAACTGCTTGCAATCTATCGTAGCCCCAACTCAAgtcttgaaatttttattgaatctattgaaTCTTACTTTAACCAACAGAGAAATGACGCtaaatgtataaaaatcttcAGTGGTGATATAAACTGCTAATCCACATACTCTGGAAGAAAAGTACTTGGATGTAATGAACGAGGCAGGCTTTGTTTCATGTGTCGATAAGGTGACCAGACCGGTCAGCAACACCTGCATCGATCACTACTTTGTCAGATTACCGCACACTTTCCAAGTTTCAACAACTGTAGTACAAACCGCGATCACCGATCATTATGCCATATGTCTTAATCAACTCATAAAATAGACAAACTTCCTGAAAAAGATGAATACTATCCatcatttaataaatttaagCATTCGTACAGGACAGTTTCCGGAAAatctaaaaatagaaaaaatcatcCCAATCTCCAAATCAGGAcctaaaaatcaattttcaaactaCAGACCCATATCTCTTCTAACAACATTGTctaagattattgaaaaatgcgTTAAATTACAGTTAACAgaatatttgacaaataataacatacttgtaaaaatccaatatggatttcaaaaatcaaaaaataccAATGATGCTCTATTTgatgtaaccaaatatataattgagtcagttgaattgaaaaataaagttttaatgACGTTCCTGGACCTGGCCAAGGCATTCAACTCTATAGATAGAGGCAAGCTCTTCAAGAAGCTTGAAGCTATTGGAATTAAAAATACTGCTTTGCAGTGGTTCAGAAGTTACTTCTATGAACGCCTTCAGTTTGTTCAAATTGATGGTAAATGTGGTGAGAGGGACAGTATTGACTATGGGGTGATTCAGGGAAGCACCCTGGGTCCAGTATTGTTCCTTATTATATACATCTATAACATTTCAAAGCTCAACACGACAATCAAGATATTTCTATTTGCTGCTGATACGGTTGTTGTTTCTGTTGGCAAGGATTGAGAGGATGTATATAAAAATGCCACTATAGACCTTTCAAAAGTAATAAACTGGTTCTACCATAACAGCTTAACAGTAGATATAACTAAAGTATATGCCGATCGTAACAAGGAACCAATCAGATCCAGGCTCAAGGCAGGTGGAAATGCATACATGTACAGATTTAGAATGCTCAGTCTGTACATATGGATCAAACATGAGAGTTGACCAATACAAATATCTTGGGGTTATTTTTGATCATCACTTGAGTTGGGTTCCCCATATTCAATGTGTCAAACAGAGGCTTAGAAGGATGTTGTATGGACTCTCGAAGCTTAGCCAGGTACTAGACATTAGATTGTGTAGGAGGATCTCCCATGCATTTTATGTCCAATCAATATTGCAGTATGGCATAATAGTTTGGGGAGGTGTTTCATCCTGGAGCCGCTGGCCGTCACTCAACGCACAATAATGAAAACTATCCTGAAAAAAGAATCCAGGTACCCCACGTTGCTGCTATTCTCGGACTTCTCTGTGCTCAATCTAAGacagttatttattaaaacaattctcACATATATAAGAAAACATAGAATAAACCTATTTGCTAATATACAACACAATTATCAAACACGACTCAAGAACAACCATGGATAATCAACACCTAGATTAATGCATGGAATAGAACTCAAATCACCATACTACCTAACTCAAATTATCTATAGGAATTTGCCGGTCAGGGTGGCTGAGGATTGCAGCGACGTGTTGTATAAAAGTAGGTTGGTCGGGTGGCTTTTTGGCATAGGCTGGATTGGAACTGAGGAACTGCTCCATTCACCATACATCTAGTATAACTTACCAgctcaatttaattaaaatataactttTTCGCTTCATTGCTGGTCTGAGGTTCCCTTGCTCTCCCACttgtaaatttattatcaactcTGCTCTGCTATTGATAACGAATTTTTTGAACAAACTATAAACAACAGTTACATTTACTTATATAGGTTGTATAAAACATAAAGTTAATAGTTCATAGCACAGAAAAGATACATGTTACTCTATTTTCATGCAAGAACTCTCCCCCATTCACAGACGTATAGTCTTCTTGGGGAAATTCCACGCCATCTGTATACTAATATTAATGTAgtaataatgtatcattttctatttgaattgatgtattttattcataattgaatttatgtaattctacatttttttgtaatgcaatgtggaaaataaattgatttgatttgataatctAAGCACAGTgtattattggaaaaatcatcttcaataatgataaaaacgaaattatcattatataatgcatatttgaatgaaaatactgTTAAATATGGTCATTTGAATTTTGCTCAAATAAAAAGTGGAATTGTCAATAAAAAAAACACAGCTAGCACGCTCGGGTCCAGTGAAGGCAGCCGTCTTTGACGTAACTGCCGCTAGCGCTTGTACGGCGTGACCAGGCACTAGCGGACTACGCGAGTTAAAACTTGGAGTGTTTTCCTTCAAAACAGCtgtgtaccttgtttaataagatttatatgaattttcaaagttgtcaaGTCCTTTTTGAATCACCCGGTATGATGTTTGTAGTGTATAAATTTCTTCAGGCTTTCACCTCTTCCTATGACAACTAGGCttctaaattttccattttgtcTTTTTCAGGTTTCGTGTGATCACTTACAATATCCTTTCTGATATTTACACAGAAACTGCGGAAGCTCTCAgtcatttattccattattgCCCCCGTTATGCTCTGAAAATGGATTACAGAAAACAACTGCTTATCAAAGAAATACTAGGTgagatttattatcaattattcaatttataataattgtattccCTTAAAAATTAACTCAATAGGGTTAAACTAGGCGTAAATTTAACTCATAATTAACTCTGAGTGTGATGGGGAGAAAACCTCTGGCATATCATTACCCGATTGCAAACAATCACCTCTTTCATTGTCTCTTTTTCTAGCCTTCAAGCCATAATTAATAgcagataaataataataatatcgagtgacctggctggctcaggtctggtgtcagagttatcaggtcgcaactgatcaatttcagggcctctgatatgacctaacgactgctttatCTGCCGAGCAGATATAAGGCTCATTTAAAAAGTatgatttaattataataattataataataaggattattactatttttatcaacaatattatcattattaaaagaTAATATCTTTCCTGTGAATCGAATTAATTGGAGGTATCTGTTTAATACTCTGATTTCGTGCATAAAAATATCCAGTACCTTATTATAAACGATATCAACCATATATCAACACAACTTTACGGTCTCGACCGataaattgagttttcataAGTGAATTTGAAGCTTGATGAAGTTCAGTGTGTCTGTTGTACAAACATGACAAAAGTGCATAAATTAGGGTGCTGTTTAAAACCATTCGGATTCATGCTAAGCTACCGCAAAGCATGCTCTAGTCAGGCACATAAACAACAGAACTGTGGTTGGATTATTCTTAAAATAATTGTTGGCAGATTGCGTTCTCTCCCAGGGTTCATTCTGTCAGCTACAACTCAAATAGTGATTTGTTAGAAAATATAGATCGATTTTTTTTAGGATATAATGCTGACTTGATATTCTTGCAAGAGGTGGATGAGTTCTTCTTTAACAGAGATTTGAAGTATGTATTGGGCCCCGCCGGCTACGAAGGGTGTTTCGCACTGAAAGGAAGTACTGTGAAGGAAGGTGTTGCTTGCTTCTATTCTAACGATAGATTCAAGTAAGTGTTCATTTGTTCaaactcaataataataaattattttcatcgttcattaaatttttaataatggaTTATAACTTAGTTATACTTAGTCCAACTTAGTCCATTCATCGAACTTAGTCCATCTACgcaatcaaaaaatattatttttctggaTTTATAgcaaaaactattatttgattAAACGTGAAATTCTTGTTACTGTATTTAAGTATTTGttaatattgttgtaatatcaatatttaaatattttaataataattgtattcttGAAAATTATGTAATATATCAATTcgttattattttgtttcccAATTGAAGGCTGTTGCACTCTGAATCGATTATACTTGGAGaagttattcaaaataatcattGCTTGAATGAGATATGGGAAGTTATAAGCAAAAAGGAAGCCCTCAAACTGCGTGTGATTGATAGGCATACAACATTACAGGTAATTTATACCATATTCCAATAAATTACTATTTGTTTATTGTTCATTCTGTAATTATTCATTCTGTTTATTGTTCATTCCCTGTTTTATGTTGGTGTTTATTGCTGAAATTGGTGTTGTTGCTGTTTGAACTGCTTTTATTATAAGATATTAAAGGATCTATCATCTGTTCTATATCTAGTAGAATACAACTCTCATTGAGATGGATAATCCTCTCATTATCtcaacaatgataataattatcattgctAATTCATTATTGATATTCACCCGTCTCTCTCGCTCTAAACTTCCACAAGGAGTGCTCTTCCATGATAGTTTTGCTCTAAAACACAGATCTCATAGAccataaaaattatgttttctagCTCAAAGAATGATTATCAGAGATCCCGTAATTTCTTGAAACAGTTGATAAAATTCATCTTGAAAGGAGTGGGTATTCGAATTTCGGAGTTTTTATGTTATCTGAgcctatttcaattttttctacaCTTGTTTGGTGTATTATTTCCTCAGTAGGTTATTCCattttaacaaaaatatttgTGGCATTGCATGAAAGTGATTACTAAACTGATCTAGTTTGGTAGAAAATCTATGCAATGTTTTCTTTACTCTGAACTTCCAGTTATTGTTTTTCCCTATGTTTTTTCTAGATACTGACTTTGGAAAGTTTAGACAAATCAGATGAATTACTTGTAGTTGCCAACACTCATCTATATTTTCATCCCGATGCTGATCACGTTCGATTAATCCAGGCCGGAATATCTATTAAGTACATCACTGACTACATAGACAAATTGAAGAAAGAAGTGAGTTCACATTTTGCACgatataattgaaatgaaatgaaaatgttttattggcagaaatataaaattacaacatcttagaaattataataaaagcaatacaaattttacaacatgagaaaatactattacaaaataaaatgcaatgccaattgagtatttgcatctcgaggtactaaacctgtttgagatggtgatataaaattgattacaaaactatagcgctaaaatgtagttactgaggccgacagtcgcatatgaagtgacacatattacataacagtatcgatgatttatcaattttagcttcgaagtatattgtacaatattatgatatacaagtaattgaattataaagattattattgattctattatgtTGTATCACAGAATTATGTTTAATGCATCCTGATAATAATCTCAATAGACATATATTTGTCATGGATGCTGGTTGTGCTGAGAAAATGAGTGTCGGAGCTGTGTCCTGTTAACGCACAAAACTATCTAGTGTCATttataaacatttcaaacatTTGCTCGCATTCAATAATCATctactagaataataatattagtagtcattaataataataataataataataataataaatccaCAGGCATAATGCTGCATCGTGTGTGCTGTAATACCATTTACGGCACTTATACAGTACAGACAACCAGCAGTGCTGCCTTACGTCCCATGAGATTATAGTCTGCTTTGGAGAATATTAATGCCTACTATACTGGAATTGTTCGTTCTCTACCACCAGGcttttattctatttaatcTATTCTCTAATACAATTGTAAATCATACTGCAATGATTAGGGGAGAGCAAGAGgctcagcccaaaactgctcttctTCCAAATTTGACAAACAGTAACATTCCCAAAAGGCTACATTTCACTTTCAAAAATTCAAGTCCAATTTTCTGtcaaaaaaaacttgaaattttgaatttagaacaGCAACAACCCTGATATTGTTCtggatttgaatttgattgtaatatttgttattgaaaTCTCAGCTCCAGCTGAATGTGATATTGCTGCAAAGCAGGAGGGCTAACGGACAGAGTATCAGAAATTTCTGGTGAAACTACACGAACTGATCCCTGGCTATTCTGTTGAATTGATTGTGCTCATAATATTGGTGTCGTAGGCGGGGTTTGCAGTTTAccaactattttttttaatgttatatAGAGCATCTGGTCGCACGGATAcggaaatgaatgaatgaatattgtagtttTAATAATGCTTTCACCTAGCAATGAGTTGCAGTGTTGAATTCCCTTAAAAGAACATAATCTGAATGTGTTTCTACCAAGCTTATAGAATTAATACAAgtgttcaatgttttttcagacTCGTCGAAATGTGTCTCTCATCTTCTGTGGTGACTTCAACAGTGTTCCAGAGTGCGGAATTTACAAACTCATGACAACTGGTCTTGTACCAGAGGATTACATTGATTGGAAAAGCAGTAAGTGCGCTGGTATACGGttgaattttatatgaataataataatcttctcAAATTAGACATTAAATAGAGGCTCAATTAGAAgatacattatattttattacaatacgcttttatatttattcaaactatAAAAGGTTTATCAATGTGAAGTACTttcattgattataatattgatttgatcTGGTAAATATGAAAAGTGAATCGAAACTTTGTTTATAAATTTGGGACGAAAATAGTTGAGGGCTCATTTGGTTTTTtctctcaataatttcaatgatgaATAAGCCATCAACCGATAAAGAGCCGAATAAAATTGGATTAATGGGTATTAATTATTGTCAGttaacagatggaaataaattggaagttgcatttgttcaaatgctaattaatgaataattattattaaacgaaaatcccagttatgctgtaaatcaccccgaagacttctgctactgcaaatattgacaacagggtaaacagctagatggaaattcgatgagcgctacgaTACAAagattatttgtcagcccgggaatcaaacccagtacctcctaattgccggtcagaacttcctgggttcgattcccggaatgacaaataatttttgtatagtagcgctcatcgaatttccatctagctgtttaccctgttgtcaatatttgcagtagcagaagtcttcggggtgatttacagcattcaattgggattttcgtttgataataataattattcattaatttattcaacaatgatgaaacacataatcataatatgatttgaaatggaaaaacaggcttataTAGCCCTTACCATTCCATTCCcgaaatttgattgaaaattagtcCAAAAGAGGTTATGATTCTTCATCACTTTTAAACACATATATTTTGATCCCAAAATAATCACAAAGAATTCTGAATTTAGAATGTTGTTAATACAGGAAATATGATTACAAAATTCACGCTTCTGAACATcttttatgaatatattgttgatATATTTATCTAGCACATGCTTTAATGTGTTCCATGGAATTGTACAAAATTCACTCCTCTCTTTGATAGTTGCtggaaattcattttgaaaacaTCAAGCTATACACACTAATGCATTCATATCTTgacaattttgatttttatttacactAGTCGTTCGGCAAATTTTTAGTCAAAATGCTCGTTACACTACAAAAATAGATACAGTGAATGAATGTTAATTACAATGCATAGTaggtaaaaaaattataaaaatatggaaaacATTTGAATCATAAGAATGTTGATTTTTTACACTAAAGGTGCAATTCCAACCGCGCGTCGTGGCTGGACCACATGATCTATAAATCC comes from the Nilaparvata lugens isolate BPH chromosome 1, ASM1435652v1, whole genome shotgun sequence genome and includes:
- the LOC120349500 gene encoding 2',5'-phosphodiesterase 12-like, with the translated sequence LINVTIRLESFHFHEDNRDPVEAGPGLCPFESRHPFTSTRLSGNEFRVITYNILSDIYTETAEALSHLFHYCPRYALKMDYRKQLLIKEILGYNADLIFLQEVDEFFFNRDLKYVLGPAGYEGCFALKGSTVKEGVACFYSNDRFKLLHSESIILGEVIQNNHCLNEIWEVISKKEALKLRVIDRHTTLQILTLESLDKSDELLVVANTHLYFHPDADHVRLIQAGISIKYITDYIDKLKKETRRNVSLIFCGDFNSVPECGIYKLMTTGLVPEDYIDWKSSKCAGIRLNFI